A stretch of the Helicoverpa armigera isolate CAAS_96S chromosome 5, ASM3070526v1, whole genome shotgun sequence genome encodes the following:
- the LOC110383762 gene encoding gamma-tubulin complex component 3 homolog isoform X2 yields the protein MDLSSNNLSGLLQKLCAGLSLDPDGAYELAVSYLSSTGEKTRTVQDERLLCQKIQSKLSSVSSRDADKFNECYSKLKGSFILKQRVSVLALLLALSESPQQSESTQQLFPIPHLAATKSATGICATSSTSKSTIGSMSWGSHANKQQGSNQSLPSNNSNLAVALQSADRTTERTCVREAVLAATGVKSRGVGVAPRPQQALHARIAHLGFLHDRLKEFIDPASGLMPQGLMGEGLVASIRDELTEYYRSVALLQSQACEGDGGGGTLRRVCVWAQEPLHRLTWLANIAHAAHHKKGGELASCVHRFVRHGDERVAMLARRLLTALTYPLLLMLTRWLIHGEIDDRFNEFFIESRSGVPIDRMWHDKYRVREWMVPSFMSREQAAQILATGKSVVFMREACQDEPAGPSDHAQHLQALLKPHTGSERGAEGGAWWEAAGLREGVAAAHAAASARLLAALTQHHHLLDHLAAHRRYLLLAQGDFVHHLMTLLQDELNKPATSLYVHNLTCTLEAAVRATNAQFEPPHVLARLHVNLYPNCDGRDDCGWDVFALQYRVDGPLGTLFPATCAARYRALFTQLWRVKRIEYGLHDAWREHAILQKRLKHMPEVWSLMRRVSCLRLEALRLMGALQEAGGVGAEPAWQALLAAAADRADLDTLLRLHHRALDRHSIHAMIHSTTQELQSYLGNVLNETLALRSFESTLHAGINSELERRDKIEQMKADRVARGEYAFTAADEAQDKEKRKIFHQFLASRRADLNVWARTYRGHVTTLILKLALHPEVSLQTLAFRLDYSDFYKRGDAKLHEPLTYQHKRLSEIGLNLAKSKLIERSKKK from the exons atggACTTGTCTTCAAATAATCTCTCTGGACTACTTCAAAAATTGTGTGCAGGATTGTCATTAGATCCAG ATGGTGCATATGAATTGGCGGTTTCATACTTATCATCAACTGGCGAGAAGACCCGGACTGTTCAGGATGAAAGGCTGCTGTGTCAGAAGATACAATCAAAATTGTCTAGTGTGTCTTCTAGAGACGCAGACAAATTCAACGAATGCTATTCCAAACTGAAAGGTTCA TTTATACTGAAGCAGCGTGTGTCAGTCTTGGCTCTACTTCTGGCTCTGTCCGAATCACCTCAGCAGTCAGAGTCTACTCAACAGCTATTCCCAATTCCTCACCTTGCTGCCACC AAATCTGCCACAGGCATATGTGCAACATCAAGCACAAGTAAGAGCACAATTGGTTCAATGAGCTGGGGTAGCCATGCCAATAAACAGCAAGGCTCCAATCAGAGCCTCCCATCCAATAACAGTAACTTGGCTGTGGCATTGCAATCTGctg ATCGAACAACCGAGCGCACTTGCGTACGCGAAGCAGTGCTCGCCGCGACGGGAGTGAAGTCACGCGGGGTTGGCGTCGCGCCGCGCCCGCAGCAAGCGTTGCACGCGCGCATCGCACATCTCGGCTTCTTACACGACAGGCTCAAGGAGTTCATCGACCCAGCCTCTGGACTTATGCCTCAAG GGCTGATGGGAGAGGGCTTGGTAGCATCAATAAGAGATGAACTCACTGAATACTATCGCAGCGTGGCTCTTCTACAGTCTCAG GCTTGCGAAGGTGATGGCGGCGGCGGCACTCTGCGCAGAGTGTGTGTATGGGCACAGGAGCCGTTGCATCGACTCACTTGGCTGGCCAATATCGCGCATGCTGCCCATCACAAGAAAG GTGGCGAGCTGGCGTCGTGCGTGCACCGCTTCGTGCGTCACGGCGACGAGCGCGTGGCCATGCTGGCGCGGCGTCTGCTCACCGCGCTCACATACCCGCTGCTGCTCATGCTCACGCGATGGCTCATACACG gggAGATTGACGATCGATTCAACGAGTTCTTTATTGAGAGCAGAAGTGGAGTCCCAATCGATAGGATGTGGCATGACAAGTATAGAGTTAG AGAGTGGATGGTGCCGTCGTTCATGTCGCGGGAACAGGCGGCGCAGATCCTGGCGACGGGCAAGAGCGTGGTGTTCATGCGCGAGGCCTGCCAGGACGAGCCCGCCGGGCCCAGCGACCACGCGCAGCATCTGCAGGCGCTGCTCAAGCCGCATACAG GATCGGAGCGTGGTGCCGAGGGCGGCGCGTGGTGGGAGGCGGCGGGGCTGCGCGAGGGCGTGGCGGCGGCGCACGCGGCGGCGTCGGCGCGGCTGCTGGCGGCGCTGACGCAGCACCACCACCTGCTCGACCACCTGGCCGCGCACCGCCGCTACCTGCTGCTCGCGCAGGGCGACTTCGTGCACCATCTTATGACGCTGCTGCA AGATGAGCTGAACAAGCCGGCGACGTCGCTATACGTGCACAACCTGACGTGCACGCTGGAGGCGGCCGTGCGTGCCACCAACGCGCAGTTCGAGCCGCCGCACGTACTCGCCAGGCTACACGTTAATCTCTACCCTAACt GCGACGGTCGCGACGACTGCGGCTGGGACGTATTTGCTCTGCAGTACCGCGTGGACGGACCCCTGGGCACTCTATTCCCGGCCACGTGCGCCGCGCGCTACCGGGCGCTCTTCACGCAGCTGTGGCGAGTCAAGCGCATCGAGTACGGGCTGCATGATGCCTGGCGCGAACATGCTATTCTACAGAAGAGGCTCAAGCATATGCCAG AGGTGTGGAGCCTGATGCGACGCGTGTCTTGCCTACGACTGGAGGCGCTGCGGCTGATGGGCGCGCTGCAGGAGGCGGGCGGCGTCGGCGCCGAGCCCGCCTGGCAGGCGCTgctggccgccgccgccgaccgCGCCGACCTCGACACGCTGCTGCGCCTGCACCACCGCGCGCTCGACCGCCACTCCATACACGCCATGATACACTCCACCACGCAG GAGCTTCAGTCGTACTTGGGCAACGTGTTGAACGAAACGCTAGCGTTGCGTAGCTTCGAGTCGACGCTGCACGCCGGCATCAACAGCGAGCTCGAGCGACGCGACAAAATAGAACAGATGAAAGCGGACAGAGTGGCTCGCG GAGAATATGCATTCACGGCAGCTGACGAGGCTCAAGACAAGGAGAAGCGGAAGATCTTCCACCAGTTCCTAGCGAGTCGGAGAGCCGACTTGAACGTTTGGGCTCGCACGTACAG GGGTCACGTGACGACGTTGATACTGAAGCTGGCTCTGCACCCGGAGGTGTCGCTTCAGACGCTGGCGTTCCGGCTCGACTACAGCGACTTCTACAAGCGCGGCGACGCCAAGCTGCACGAGCCGCTCACCTACCAGCACAAGCGCCTCAGCGAGATCGGACTCAACCTAGCTAAG AGTAAACTCATAGAGCGTTCGAAGAAGAAATGA
- the LOC110370945 gene encoding nuclear cap-binding protein subunit 2 has translation MQSSFGAMNSSIEISSYRDQHFKGSRSEQEKLLKASSTLYIGNLSFYTTEEQIYELFSRCGDIRRVIMGLDKYKKTPCGFCFVEYYTRHDSENCMRYINGTRLDDRIIRCDWDAGFIEGRQYGRGKTGGQVRDEYRTDYDGGRGGYGKIIAQKITPTPMER, from the exons ATGCAAAGCAGCTTCGGCGCTATGAATTcatctattgaaataagttCATACCGTGATCAACATTTCAAG GGTTCCCGCAGCGAGCAAGAAAAGCTATTAAAAGCGTCATCAACGCTCTACATTGGAAACTTGTCATTTTACACTACGGAAGAACAAATATACGAATTATTTTCCCGATGCGGTGATATCAGAAGAGTAATTATGGgtttagataaatataaaaagactCCATGTGGATTTTGCTTTGTGGAGTATTATACAAGACATGATTCGGAAAACTGTATGAG GTACATAAATGGTACAAGACTTGATGACAGAATTATTCGTTGTGATTGGGATGCAGGATTTATTGAAGGCAGACAGTATGGCAGAGGCAAGACTGGTGGCCAG GTCCGAGATGAATACAGAACAGATTATGATGGTGGCAGAGGTggttatggaaaaataattgcACAAAAAATCACACCCACTCCTATGGAACGCTGA
- the LOC110380942 gene encoding tRNA-uridine aminocarboxypropyltransferase 1: protein MNPKSEEARNRDENPFEGMVIASSESLDNLEGRSACPRCGKSRMYFCYTCYVPVSLIAGKIPECKLPIKVDIIKHRREIDGKSTSAHAAVLAPNDVTVYTYPDVPEYPLDGKTVLLFPGAEARTVQELFTGKDNAPSYSDLLLAELPSGYNVGTLMTKVLKHQDINEIQHAHKFPIDRVVLIDSTWNQSRGIYADERLQKIPTIVLQRRASQFWRHQKGSPRWYLSTIEALHQLLLELHICAWGRSEHYKSFLTVYSPVHKDDNHPQCKPYIGQYDNLLYFFKFMYEKLHKLYKHESLLAYTRPMT from the exons ATGAATCCCAAAAGCGAAGAAGCACGTAACCGTGACGAAAACCCATTTGAGGGAATGGTTATTGCAAGTTCAGAATCATTAGACAACTTAGAAGGCCGCAGTGCATGTCCGCGGTGCGGCAAATCACGAATGTATTTCTGCTATACATGCTACGTGCCAGTTTCCCTTATTGCAGGAAAAATTCCAGAATGCAAG CTTCCAATAAAGGTGGATATAATTAAACACCGGCGAGAAATAGATGGTAAAAGCACTTCAGCACATGCAGCCGTTTTAGCACCAAATGATGTCACCGTATACACATATCCAGATGTACCTGAATATCCCCTGGATGGCAAAACCGTATTATTGTTTCCAGGAGCAGAGGCTAGAACTGTCCAGGAATTGTTTACTGGAAAAGACAATGCTCCTAGTTATTCTGATCTGTTGTTAGCAGAACTACCTTCTGGTTATAATGTAGGAACATTAATGACAAAAGTATTAAAACATCAAGACATTAATGAAATTCAGCATGCCCATAAGTTTCCAATAGACAGAGTAGTTCTTATAGACAGTACATGGAACCAGAGTAGAGGAATATATGCTGACGAAAGACTTCAAAAGATACCCACAATAGTGCTCCAGAGAAGAGCTTCCCAATTTTGGCGCCACCAGAAAGGTAGCCCCAGGTGGTACCTTTCAACAATAGAAGCCTTACATCAGCTGCTGCTAGAGCTACATATATGTGCATGGGGTAGGAGTGAACACTATAAGTCATTCCTCACAGTATACAGTCCTGTGCACAAAGACGACAACCATCCCCAGTGTAAACCTTACATAGGACAATATGACAACCTGCtgtatttctttaaatttatgtatgaaaaattacataaactGTACAAGCATGAGAGCTTATTAGCATATACCAGACCCATGACATAG
- the LOC110383972 gene encoding uncharacterized protein LOC110383972 → MATVQEFETLDEEVRELIQNYKHKRATAYEPCTVKNIKECLIGLSEEFGLLNISYIFNPYIDFSENTIDSDALVKLVNSMWTLLQKHKNVAQKADDLEERNHILEHNNKQLNGLVTRLKEKISSEKNESKACVASAQRISDHSDEVVHKMTDMRAKLLQVTKQKEANERKLHNEITRLKLQNDKLTDRLRNKDLHTHPTNASQAMCKTMKSEHDDYVKHLKRIISKLENNNQMLLQEVLKLKEELIFRGMDQFTLDNGKN, encoded by the exons ATGGCCACTGTCCAAGAATTTGAAACTTTAGACGAAGAGGTTCGCGAgctaattcaaaattataaacataaaagaGCTACTGCCTACGAGCCCTGTACAGTTAAAAACATAAAGGAATGTTTAATTGGCCTCAGCGAA GAGTTTGGGTTGCTtaacataagctacattttCAATCCGTATATAGACTTTTCCGAAAACACTATAGATTCGGACGCCTTAGTGAAGCTTGTTAACTCCATGTGgactttattacaaaaacacaaaaatgttgcCCAAAAAGCTGATGATTTAGAGGAACGGAATCATATCTTGGAACATAATAATAAGCAACTAAac GGGCTAGTGACAAGATTGAAAGAAAAGATAAGCTCAGAGAAGAATGAGTCCAAGGCCTGCGTTGCATCAGCACAGAGGATATCTGACCACTCTGATGAAGTGGTACACAAAATGACAGACATGCGTGCCAAATTGTTACAAGTTACCAAACAAAAGGAAGCTAATGAAAGAAAACTACACAATGAAATAACTAGACTTAAACTACAAAATGATAAACTCACTGATCGACTTAGGAATAAAG ATCTTCACACTCATCCTACCAATGCATCACAGGCTATGTGCAAAACTATGAAATCGGAACATGATGATTATGTTAAGCATTTAAAGAGAATAATAAGCAAATTGGAAAATAACAATCAAATGTTATTACAAGAAGTTCTCAAACTCAAAGAAGAACTCATTTTTAGAGGAATGGACCAGTTCACTTTGGATAATGGAAAGAATTAA
- the Ebi gene encoding F-box-like/WD repeat-containing protein TBL1XR1 translates to MSFSSDEVNFLVYRYLQESGFHHSAYTFGIESHISQSNINGALVPPAALLNILQKGLQYTEAEITIGEDGTETRLTESLSLIDAVTPDIVAARQNAHNAQKQAIKAEPGSGGEQNGVDGTTCNAAAAAPGGAATPSAPEAMDMDQSIEIPASKATVLRGHESEVFICAWNPSTDLLASGSGDSTARIWDMSDNPATTPNQLVLRHCIQKGGAEVPSNKDVTSLDWNCDGNLLATGSYDGYARIWTTDGTLASTLGQHKGPIFALKWNKRGNYILSAGVDKTTIIWDASTGQCTQQFSFHLAPALDVDWQTNTSFASCSTDQCIHVCKLNADKPIKSFQGHTNEVNAIKWDPQGQLLASCSDDMTLKIWSMKQDTCVHDLQAHSKEIYTIKWSPTGPGTQNPNMNLILASASFDSTVRLWDVERGVCIHTLTKHTEPVYSVAFSPDGKFLASGSFDKCVHIWSTQTGSLVHSYKGTGGIFEVCWNSRGTKVGASASDGSVFVLDLRKL, encoded by the exons atgagtTTTTCCAGTGACGAAGTCAATTTTCTTGTATATCGCTATTTACAGGAATCAG gattTCATCACTCTGCATATACATTTGGTATTGAGTCTCACATATCTCAGAGTAACATCAATGGAGCCTTAGTGCCACCTGCTGCTTTGCTTAATATATTACAAAAAGGATTACAATACACGGAAGCAGAAATAACAATAGGAGAAGATG GCACAGAAACACGGCTCACAGAAAGTTTAAGTCTGATTGATGCAGTCACACCAGATATCGTAGCTGCAAGGCAGAATGCACATAATGCTCAAAAGCAAGCCATCAAGGCAGAACCTGGCTCTGGTGGGGAACAAAATGGAGTTGAT GGCACAACATGTAATGCTGCGGCAGCTGCACCTGGTGGGGCGGCAACTCCAAGTGCTCCAGAGGCAATGGATATGGATCAGTCCATAGAAATCCCTGCCAGCAAAGCCACTGTGCTCAGAGGACATGAATCTGAGGTGTTCATCTGTGCTTGGAACCCCAGCACAGACCTGCTGGCTAGTGGATCAGGAGACAGCACTGCTAG AATATGGGACATGTCAGACAATCCAGCCACTACCCCCAATCAGTTGGTGTTGAGGCACTGCATACAAAAGGGTGGTGCTGAAGTACCCAGCAACAAAGATGTTACATCATTAGACTGGAAC TGTGATGGAAACCTCCTTGCCACAGGCTCATATGATGGTTATGCTCGTATTTGGACCACAGATGGTACCTTGGCATCAACACTAGGCCAACATAAAGGTCCAATATTTGCTTTAAAGTGGAACAAAAGAGGAAACTATATTTTGAGTGCAGGG GTTGACAAGACAACAATTATTTGGGATGCATCAACAGGACAATGCACACAACAGTTCTCATTCCATTTAGCTCCAGCTCTTGATGTTGACTGGCAGACCAACACTTCCTTTGCATCTTGCTCTACTGATCAGTGTATTCATGTCTGCAAACTTAATGCTGATAAGCCAATCAAAAGCTTTCAAGGTCACACT AATGAAGTTAATGCCATAAAATGGGATCCTCAAGGACAATTATTAGCATCATGTTCAGATGACATGACATTAAAGATTTGGTCCATGAAACAGGACACATGTGTGCATGACTTACAGGCACACTCAAAAGAAATCTACACAATCAAATGGTCACCTACAGGGCCTGGAACACAGAATCCCAACATGAATCTGATCTTGGCAAGTGCTTCTTTTGACAGCACAGTCCGCTTATGGGATGTTGAACGAGGTGTGTGCATACATACACTCACAAAACACACTGAACCAGTTTACAGTGTGGCATTTTCGCCTGATGGCAAATTCCTTGCTAGTGGATCATTTGATAAGTGTGTGCACATATGGTCAACACAAACTGGAAGTCTTGTGCACTCATACAAAGGCACAGGAGGTATTTTTGAAGTTTGCTGGAACTCACGAGGCACGAAAGTTGGCGCAAGCGCTAGTGACGGCAGTGTATTTGTTTTAGATTTGCGTAAACTATAA
- the LOC110383978 gene encoding ras-like GTP-binding protein RhoL, protein MGTSKRLKITVVGDGMVGKTCLLYVFTKNEFPEEYVPTVFDNYVGHITVDGEEVEMALWDTAGQEDYERLRPLSYTQTNCFLVCYSVGTRSSFENVIHKWYPELKHFNEKVPIVLVATKIDLRASGSAVITTQEGKKLKKKIRAVQLVECSALERVNMNEVFEEAVRAALRKTPVHKRTCAYL, encoded by the exons ATGGGGACGTCAAAAAGACTGAAGATAACAGTGGTTGGCGATGGTATGGTCGGCAAAACATGTTTGCTCTACGTTTTCACGAAGAATGAATTTCCCGAAGAATATGTACCAACAGT GTTCGACAACTATGTCGGTCACATCACCGTGGATGGTGAAGAGGTGGAAATGGCGTTGTGGGACACTGCCGGCCAGGAGGACTACGAACGGTTAAGGCCTTTATCTTATACACAG ACAAACTGTTTCCTCGTGTGCTATTCGGTGGGCACTCGTTCGTCATTCGAAAACGTGATCCACAAATGGTATCCAGAGCTAAAACACTTCAATGAAAAAGTACCCATTGTATTAGTTG CAACTAAAATTGACCTGCGAGCATCCGGCAGCGCAGTGATTACGACACAAGAAGGAAAGaaactaaaaaagaaaattcg AGCGGTGCAGCTGGTGGAGTGCTCGGCGCTGGAGCGGGTCAACATGAACGAGGTGTTCGAGGAGGCGGTGCGCGCCGCGCTGCGCAAGACGCCCGTGCACAAGCGCACCTGTGCATATCTCTGA
- the LOC110383762 gene encoding gamma-tubulin complex component 3 homolog isoform X1, with product MDLSSNNLSGLLQKLCAGLSLDPDGAYELAVSYLSSTGEKTRTVQDERLLCQKIQSKLSSVSSRDADKFNECYSKLKGSFILKQRVSVLALLLALSESPQQSESTQQLFPIPHLAATKSATGICATSSTSKSTIGSMSWGSHANKQQGSNQSLPSNNSNLAVALQSADRTTERTCVREAVLAATGVKSRGVGVAPRPQQALHARIAHLGFLHDRLKEFIDPASGLMPQGLMGEGLVASIRDELTEYYRSVALLQSQACEGDGGGGTLRRVCVWAQEPLHRLTWLANIAHAAHHKKGGELASCVHRFVRHGDERVAMLARRLLTALTYPLLLMLTRWLIHGEIDDRFNEFFIESRSGVPIDRMWHDKYRVREWMVPSFMSREQAAQILATGKSVVFMREACQDEPAGPSDHAQHLQALLKPHTESILPGSERGAEGGAWWEAAGLREGVAAAHAAASARLLAALTQHHHLLDHLAAHRRYLLLAQGDFVHHLMTLLQDELNKPATSLYVHNLTCTLEAAVRATNAQFEPPHVLARLHVNLYPNCDGRDDCGWDVFALQYRVDGPLGTLFPATCAARYRALFTQLWRVKRIEYGLHDAWREHAILQKRLKHMPEVWSLMRRVSCLRLEALRLMGALQEAGGVGAEPAWQALLAAAADRADLDTLLRLHHRALDRHSIHAMIHSTTQELQSYLGNVLNETLALRSFESTLHAGINSELERRDKIEQMKADRVARGEYAFTAADEAQDKEKRKIFHQFLASRRADLNVWARTYRGHVTTLILKLALHPEVSLQTLAFRLDYSDFYKRGDAKLHEPLTYQHKRLSEIGLNLAKSKLIERSKKK from the exons atggACTTGTCTTCAAATAATCTCTCTGGACTACTTCAAAAATTGTGTGCAGGATTGTCATTAGATCCAG ATGGTGCATATGAATTGGCGGTTTCATACTTATCATCAACTGGCGAGAAGACCCGGACTGTTCAGGATGAAAGGCTGCTGTGTCAGAAGATACAATCAAAATTGTCTAGTGTGTCTTCTAGAGACGCAGACAAATTCAACGAATGCTATTCCAAACTGAAAGGTTCA TTTATACTGAAGCAGCGTGTGTCAGTCTTGGCTCTACTTCTGGCTCTGTCCGAATCACCTCAGCAGTCAGAGTCTACTCAACAGCTATTCCCAATTCCTCACCTTGCTGCCACC AAATCTGCCACAGGCATATGTGCAACATCAAGCACAAGTAAGAGCACAATTGGTTCAATGAGCTGGGGTAGCCATGCCAATAAACAGCAAGGCTCCAATCAGAGCCTCCCATCCAATAACAGTAACTTGGCTGTGGCATTGCAATCTGctg ATCGAACAACCGAGCGCACTTGCGTACGCGAAGCAGTGCTCGCCGCGACGGGAGTGAAGTCACGCGGGGTTGGCGTCGCGCCGCGCCCGCAGCAAGCGTTGCACGCGCGCATCGCACATCTCGGCTTCTTACACGACAGGCTCAAGGAGTTCATCGACCCAGCCTCTGGACTTATGCCTCAAG GGCTGATGGGAGAGGGCTTGGTAGCATCAATAAGAGATGAACTCACTGAATACTATCGCAGCGTGGCTCTTCTACAGTCTCAG GCTTGCGAAGGTGATGGCGGCGGCGGCACTCTGCGCAGAGTGTGTGTATGGGCACAGGAGCCGTTGCATCGACTCACTTGGCTGGCCAATATCGCGCATGCTGCCCATCACAAGAAAG GTGGCGAGCTGGCGTCGTGCGTGCACCGCTTCGTGCGTCACGGCGACGAGCGCGTGGCCATGCTGGCGCGGCGTCTGCTCACCGCGCTCACATACCCGCTGCTGCTCATGCTCACGCGATGGCTCATACACG gggAGATTGACGATCGATTCAACGAGTTCTTTATTGAGAGCAGAAGTGGAGTCCCAATCGATAGGATGTGGCATGACAAGTATAGAGTTAG AGAGTGGATGGTGCCGTCGTTCATGTCGCGGGAACAGGCGGCGCAGATCCTGGCGACGGGCAAGAGCGTGGTGTTCATGCGCGAGGCCTGCCAGGACGAGCCCGCCGGGCCCAGCGACCACGCGCAGCATCTGCAGGCGCTGCTCAAGCCGCATACAG AGTCCATATTACCAGGATCGGAGCGTGGTGCCGAGGGCGGCGCGTGGTGGGAGGCGGCGGGGCTGCGCGAGGGCGTGGCGGCGGCGCACGCGGCGGCGTCGGCGCGGCTGCTGGCGGCGCTGACGCAGCACCACCACCTGCTCGACCACCTGGCCGCGCACCGCCGCTACCTGCTGCTCGCGCAGGGCGACTTCGTGCACCATCTTATGACGCTGCTGCA AGATGAGCTGAACAAGCCGGCGACGTCGCTATACGTGCACAACCTGACGTGCACGCTGGAGGCGGCCGTGCGTGCCACCAACGCGCAGTTCGAGCCGCCGCACGTACTCGCCAGGCTACACGTTAATCTCTACCCTAACt GCGACGGTCGCGACGACTGCGGCTGGGACGTATTTGCTCTGCAGTACCGCGTGGACGGACCCCTGGGCACTCTATTCCCGGCCACGTGCGCCGCGCGCTACCGGGCGCTCTTCACGCAGCTGTGGCGAGTCAAGCGCATCGAGTACGGGCTGCATGATGCCTGGCGCGAACATGCTATTCTACAGAAGAGGCTCAAGCATATGCCAG AGGTGTGGAGCCTGATGCGACGCGTGTCTTGCCTACGACTGGAGGCGCTGCGGCTGATGGGCGCGCTGCAGGAGGCGGGCGGCGTCGGCGCCGAGCCCGCCTGGCAGGCGCTgctggccgccgccgccgaccgCGCCGACCTCGACACGCTGCTGCGCCTGCACCACCGCGCGCTCGACCGCCACTCCATACACGCCATGATACACTCCACCACGCAG GAGCTTCAGTCGTACTTGGGCAACGTGTTGAACGAAACGCTAGCGTTGCGTAGCTTCGAGTCGACGCTGCACGCCGGCATCAACAGCGAGCTCGAGCGACGCGACAAAATAGAACAGATGAAAGCGGACAGAGTGGCTCGCG GAGAATATGCATTCACGGCAGCTGACGAGGCTCAAGACAAGGAGAAGCGGAAGATCTTCCACCAGTTCCTAGCGAGTCGGAGAGCCGACTTGAACGTTTGGGCTCGCACGTACAG GGGTCACGTGACGACGTTGATACTGAAGCTGGCTCTGCACCCGGAGGTGTCGCTTCAGACGCTGGCGTTCCGGCTCGACTACAGCGACTTCTACAAGCGCGGCGACGCCAAGCTGCACGAGCCGCTCACCTACCAGCACAAGCGCCTCAGCGAGATCGGACTCAACCTAGCTAAG AGTAAACTCATAGAGCGTTCGAAGAAGAAATGA